Proteins encoded in a region of the Paenibacillus pedocola genome:
- a CDS encoding aspartyl-phosphate phosphatase Spo0E family protein: protein MDNFEFLRKQIEAERARLNQMEQTYGLLHPSVISQSMKLDELINTYTRLECGEK from the coding sequence ATGGATAATTTTGAGTTCCTCCGCAAGCAAATAGAAGCGGAACGGGCCAGATTAAATCAAATGGAACAAACATATGGCTTGCTTCACCCGAGTGTGATCAGCCAATCCATGAAATTGGATGAATTAATAAATACATATACAAGGCTGGAATGCGGTGAAAAGTAG
- a CDS encoding MFS transporter: MNQVSQLDRVHQAKDSLESQTIPAWITFLLAASCGLIVANLYYAQTLIGPIAAATHLSSGAAGLIVTLTQIGYVLGLLFVVPLSDIIENRRLTVISLSVVVVALVAATLASNAALFLGASLFIGLGSVAAQVLVPYASFLAAEEHRGRVVGNVMSGLLLGIMFARPLASFVSGLWGWHAIYAISAVVIALLTILLSRVLPQRQPVPSMNYGGLIRSLGTLLKNTPVLRRRAIYQASLFGTFSLFWTTVSLRLADTYHLSQQGIALFALAGVAGAVASPIAGRWADRGWTRPLTGLAFVLAAVAFLIAYLFQNDSRVTLGLLTLAAILLDMGVSGNLVLGQRAIYSLGNEARGRLNGLFMAIFFVGGAIGSSLGGWSYAYGGWGMTTLIGLAVPVLAFLYYLTEKKQA, from the coding sequence ATGAATCAGGTAAGTCAATTGGACCGGGTACATCAGGCAAAGGACAGTTTGGAGAGCCAAACGATCCCCGCCTGGATTACTTTTCTGCTGGCAGCCTCGTGCGGACTTATCGTTGCCAACCTCTATTATGCCCAAACGCTGATCGGTCCGATCGCGGCGGCTACGCATCTATCTTCCGGCGCAGCAGGTCTGATCGTGACTCTGACTCAAATCGGTTACGTGCTAGGCCTCTTATTCGTAGTTCCGCTCAGTGACATCATTGAGAACCGCCGTCTTACGGTAATCTCGCTATCCGTCGTAGTGGTTGCGCTGGTCGCAGCCACACTGGCTTCGAATGCAGCCCTGTTCCTCGGAGCGTCGCTCTTTATCGGGCTCGGTTCGGTAGCCGCCCAGGTTCTGGTGCCGTACGCCTCCTTCTTAGCTGCGGAAGAGCATCGCGGCCGGGTAGTGGGTAATGTGATGAGCGGGCTGCTGCTTGGAATCATGTTCGCCCGGCCCTTGGCCAGCTTTGTCTCGGGACTCTGGGGCTGGCATGCGATCTATGCCATTTCGGCGGTAGTAATCGCCCTTTTGACTATTCTGTTATCCCGTGTTCTGCCGCAGCGCCAGCCCGTTCCTTCAATGAACTATGGCGGTCTGATCCGCTCCCTCGGAACCCTGCTGAAGAATACACCGGTACTGCGCCGCCGGGCGATTTATCAAGCCAGTCTCTTCGGAACCTTTAGCCTGTTCTGGACGACCGTGTCTCTGCGGCTGGCAGATACGTATCATTTGAGCCAGCAGGGGATTGCGCTGTTTGCACTGGCTGGTGTGGCGGGTGCCGTCGCCTCTCCGATTGCCGGGAGATGGGCTGACCGGGGCTGGACCCGTCCGCTTACCGGTCTTGCCTTTGTGCTTGCAGCCGTAGCCTTTTTAATCGCTTATTTGTTTCAGAATGATTCCAGGGTGACCCTTGGGCTTCTTACGCTGGCGGCAATTTTGCTGGACATGGGCGTTTCAGGAAATCTGGTGCTGGGCCAGCGGGCAATTTATTCCCTGGGCAATGAAGCAAGAGGACGGTTGAACGGATTGTTCATGGCGATTTTCTTCGTGGGCGGAGCCATTGGCTCTTCGCTGGGTGGCTGGTCGTATGCCTACGGCGGCTGGGGAATGACGACATTGATCG
- a CDS encoding DUF3600 domain-containing protein gives MSLEHDLRQALQKEAEGWNAPPELKGRILSGITPSQGGRRMKKWLVATIVAAALLIPTGAYAGYTYLADSVYGSQEHLVQMGGTREGYDHLEAKLQQAKNSLSEEDFAALTALLHQLGAYNLKIADAEGVLHPEKLSSTDQESYKELTLKLEPYFQKLEQTESSVNTVDSSTFWDQQLLKGEQTFSGEELASFKQLISELKAFNNQITGQDGSTHPERLTEEESARLKQLYEELNPYLKQLGIMIKPGS, from the coding sequence ATGAGTCTTGAGCATGATCTGCGGCAGGCGCTTCAGAAGGAAGCCGAAGGCTGGAACGCTCCACCTGAACTGAAGGGCAGAATCCTTAGCGGGATTACGCCAAGTCAAGGGGGAAGACGTATGAAGAAATGGCTTGTGGCCACCATTGTAGCTGCTGCATTATTAATTCCTACCGGAGCTTATGCCGGATATACTTATTTGGCGGATTCCGTCTACGGCTCACAGGAGCATTTGGTGCAAATGGGCGGAACCCGGGAAGGGTATGATCATCTTGAGGCCAAACTGCAGCAGGCAAAAAACAGTTTGAGCGAAGAAGATTTTGCCGCACTAACTGCATTGCTGCATCAACTTGGCGCCTATAACCTGAAGATTGCCGATGCGGAAGGGGTGCTTCATCCGGAGAAGCTAAGCAGTACAGATCAGGAGAGCTATAAGGAGCTGACCCTAAAGCTTGAGCCTTATTTTCAGAAATTAGAACAGACAGAATCATCTGTAAATACGGTGGACAGCAGCACATTTTGGGACCAGCAGCTGCTCAAAGGAGAACAAACCTTCAGCGGTGAAGAGCTGGCCAGCTTCAAGCAGCTGATAAGCGAACTTAAAGCTTTTAACAATCAAATAACCGGTCAGGACGGCAGCACACATCCGGAGCGGTTAACGGAAGAAGAGTCAGCGCGGCTTAAGCAGCTGTATGAAGAACTCAATCCTTATTTGAAGCAGCTTGGTATAATGATCAAACCGGGCTCATAA
- a CDS encoding TetR/AcrR family transcriptional regulator, with protein MDKKRGRPRNNEAEASILAASYELLLETGFGAVTVEKIAERAKVSKATIYKWWPNKAAVVMDGYLSAASARLPVPDTGSVQQDIVIHATNLAVFLRSREGKVITELIGEGQFDAGLAEAYRTRFFAPRRQEARQLLERGVTRGELQADLDIGSCIDLLYGPIFYRLLITGDTLDEAFVKYLTTAAFEGIKR; from the coding sequence ATGGATAAAAAAAGAGGACGGCCGCGTAATAACGAAGCGGAGGCTTCCATTCTGGCGGCATCGTACGAGCTGCTGCTAGAGACCGGTTTTGGTGCGGTAACTGTAGAAAAAATCGCTGAACGGGCCAAAGTGAGCAAGGCCACCATTTATAAATGGTGGCCTAATAAGGCAGCCGTAGTTATGGACGGCTATCTCTCCGCGGCTTCAGCAAGGCTGCCAGTACCCGATACAGGTTCGGTTCAGCAGGATATTGTGATTCATGCGACGAATCTGGCGGTGTTTCTCCGCAGCCGCGAGGGCAAGGTGATTACGGAGCTGATCGGCGAGGGACAATTCGATGCCGGTCTGGCTGAAGCCTACCGGACAAGATTCTTTGCCCCCCGCCGTCAAGAGGCGCGCCAGTTATTGGAGCGGGGCGTTACGCGGGGCGAATTACAAGCGGACCTGGATATTGGAAGCTGCATTGATCTGCTCTACGGCCCTATCTTCTACAGGCTTTTAATTACAGGGGATACCCTCGATGAAGCTTTTGTCAAATATTTGACGACCGCTGCTTTCGAAGGCATAAAACGATAG